From Bradyrhizobium symbiodeficiens, the proteins below share one genomic window:
- a CDS encoding helix-turn-helix domain-containing protein: MILSATPPIQDSAASLLQVSSTDVDEHCGGLGRWRLSYDQISAGAFRGSFTQLSLPHLEVFREITSQQVRQYGQLGADSFGIGLPWHGDGEVNCNGASVAGAQVIACVDAEVDMCTPKAFELRGVVASAALIEELAARLDIALPRAVWHQLRVIEMAEAPVLRLRAHLAAIYETVSAAPKRFDDPVARQALEDALLVEIMDMLPTARTSDPGRSAAARRRTVDRARELMHGSGDRSLSLLEVCKAVGASPRKLGYCFKEVLGTSPMHYWRAMRLNRVRRDLKRAGGIETSIYDIAVQHGFWHFSQFSLDYKRHFSEKPSETLRRARLAA, translated from the coding sequence ATGATCTTGAGCGCAACTCCTCCGATTCAGGACTCGGCTGCCAGCCTGCTTCAGGTGAGCAGCACGGATGTCGACGAACACTGCGGCGGCCTCGGCCGCTGGCGGCTGAGCTACGATCAGATCAGCGCTGGCGCTTTCCGGGGCAGCTTCACGCAACTCTCCCTGCCCCACCTGGAGGTGTTCCGCGAGATCACCAGCCAGCAGGTCCGCCAGTACGGCCAGCTCGGTGCCGACAGTTTTGGCATCGGCCTGCCCTGGCACGGGGATGGCGAGGTCAATTGCAACGGCGCCAGCGTGGCCGGCGCCCAGGTCATCGCCTGCGTCGACGCAGAGGTCGACATGTGCACACCGAAGGCGTTCGAGCTGCGCGGCGTCGTCGCCAGCGCGGCCCTGATCGAGGAGCTGGCCGCCCGCCTCGACATCGCGCTGCCGCGCGCCGTCTGGCATCAGCTGAGGGTCATCGAAATGGCGGAGGCGCCGGTCTTGCGGCTGCGCGCCCATCTTGCCGCGATCTACGAGACCGTCTCCGCCGCCCCCAAACGGTTCGACGATCCCGTGGCGCGGCAGGCGCTGGAAGACGCGCTCCTCGTCGAGATCATGGACATGCTGCCGACGGCGCGCACCAGCGATCCCGGCCGCAGCGCGGCTGCACGGAGGCGAACCGTCGATCGCGCCCGCGAGTTGATGCATGGCAGCGGCGATCGCTCGCTCTCGCTGCTGGAGGTCTGCAAGGCGGTTGGCGCCAGCCCGCGCAAGCTCGGCTATTGCTTCAAGGAGGTCTTGGGCACGAGCCCGATGCACTACTGGCGGGCGATGCGGCTGAACCGCGTGCGCCGTGACCTCAAGCGCGCCGGCGGCATCGAGACGTCGATCTACGACATCGCCGTGCAGCACGGCTTCTGGCACTTCAGCCAATTCTCGCTCGACTACAAGCGCCACTTCTCCGAAAAGCCCTCGGAGACGCTGCGGCGCGCCAGGCTGGCCGCCTGA
- a CDS encoding serine hydrolase domain-containing protein, with translation MRPTDVMRGSPPAPEAQVTRANWRSFPAIRWGFTHTREVLPTAEVRRSAHPTPIPSAPHELQKLGFTAPDGKPTTIEATLRETFGDALLVMQRGTLIHEWYGDGMSAITPHLICSISKSVAGTLGGVLAARGLLDPEARVVRYVPELESSVYGSCTVRNVLDMAVAIKFEEDYEDPAGDVARYRFSSGWDVPPPGVEPGHQRAYLTTLRGTGKPHGKVFHYVSTNTEVLGWVYERACGMPYPRILSDYLWQPLGAEEDGSMTLDGHGMGRIAGGLSVTARDLLRFGEMIRNRGVVEGRQVVPGWWIDDIHENGDPQAWTDGDLADIFPGARYRSKWYTIDPSRNDLAGIGIHGQWLYIDAATDTVIVKLATQPKAMDIPLDHRWLAAFRAITAHLAPR, from the coding sequence ATGCGACCGACCGATGTCATGCGCGGCAGTCCGCCCGCGCCCGAGGCCCAGGTGACGCGCGCCAACTGGCGCAGCTTTCCGGCGATCCGCTGGGGCTTTACCCACACCCGCGAAGTGCTGCCGACCGCCGAGGTCCGCCGCTCCGCGCATCCGACGCCGATACCGAGCGCGCCGCACGAGCTTCAGAAGCTCGGCTTCACAGCACCCGACGGCAAGCCGACCACGATCGAGGCGACGCTGCGCGAGACCTTTGGCGATGCGCTGCTGGTCATGCAGCGGGGCACGCTGATCCACGAATGGTACGGCGACGGCATGAGCGCGATCACGCCGCATCTGATCTGCTCGATCAGCAAGTCGGTCGCGGGCACGCTCGGCGGCGTGCTGGCCGCGCGTGGGCTGCTCGATCCGGAGGCGAGGGTGGTGCGCTACGTGCCGGAGCTGGAGAGCTCGGTCTATGGCAGCTGCACCGTGCGCAACGTCCTCGATATGGCGGTCGCGATCAAGTTCGAGGAAGACTACGAGGACCCCGCGGGCGATGTCGCGCGCTATCGCTTCTCCTCGGGCTGGGACGTGCCGCCGCCCGGCGTCGAGCCCGGCCATCAACGCGCCTATCTCACCACGCTGCGCGGCACCGGCAAGCCGCACGGCAAGGTGTTCCACTACGTCTCGACCAATACCGAGGTGCTCGGCTGGGTCTATGAGCGTGCCTGCGGCATGCCTTATCCGCGCATCCTGTCGGACTATCTCTGGCAGCCGCTGGGTGCCGAGGAAGACGGCTCCATGACGCTTGACGGCCACGGCATGGGCCGCATCGCCGGCGGGCTCTCAGTGACCGCGCGCGACCTGTTGCGCTTCGGCGAGATGATCCGCAACCGCGGCGTGGTCGAGGGGCGGCAGGTGGTGCCGGGCTGGTGGATCGACGACATCCACGAGAACGGCGATCCGCAAGCCTGGACGGACGGCGATCTCGCCGACATCTTCCCGGGCGCCCGCTACCGCAGCAAATGGTACACGATCGATCCCTCACGTAACGATCTGGCCGGGATCGGCATCCACGGCCAGTGGCTCTACATCGACGCGGCCACCGACACCGTCATCGTTAAGCTCGCGACCCAGCCGAAGGCGATGGACATTCCGCTCGACCATCGCTGGCTCGCCGCCTTCCGCGCCATCACCGCGCATCTTGCCCCGCGCTGA